Proteins found in one Mucilaginibacter inviolabilis genomic segment:
- a CDS encoding cell division protein FtsX yields MEEFEASASAKKTKTIYISTVFGIAMVLLMVGLLGLFLVYANNISRYVKENIVLNIFVDDAAHETDVLQLQKQLESNVMVKQTQYVSKELAARNLQKDLGEDFVKFLGYNPLSQSIDVYLKADYTNNKDIEKFKAELLKNPLIKEVKYQQSLVDQMNQNVTSISLIILIFAGIFVVLSVALINNTIRLAIYSQRFLIKSMQLVGATKSFIRKPFLLYGIWHGLLGGLIAIILLVGTLYVAYRNIPDLVFLQNYTEFGIVFLGVIGLGIFISGFSTFLAVNKFLRLKIYDLYR; encoded by the coding sequence ATGGAAGAATTTGAAGCAAGCGCGTCAGCAAAAAAAACAAAAACGATATACATATCTACCGTATTTGGTATAGCTATGGTATTGTTAATGGTAGGGTTGTTAGGCCTGTTTTTGGTATATGCCAATAATATTTCACGCTATGTAAAAGAAAATATAGTATTGAATATTTTTGTTGACGATGCCGCGCATGAAACCGATGTGCTACAGCTGCAAAAGCAACTGGAAAGCAACGTCATGGTGAAACAAACTCAATATGTAAGCAAAGAACTGGCTGCGCGCAACCTTCAAAAAGACCTGGGCGAAGATTTTGTGAAGTTTTTGGGCTATAATCCACTATCGCAATCTATAGACGTTTATCTGAAAGCCGATTATACCAATAACAAAGACATTGAAAAATTCAAGGCTGAGCTACTTAAAAATCCGCTGATTAAAGAAGTTAAATACCAACAATCGCTGGTTGATCAGATGAATCAGAACGTAACGTCTATCAGTTTAATTATTCTGATTTTTGCGGGCATATTTGTGGTGTTGTCGGTAGCGCTGATCAATAATACCATTCGTTTGGCTATTTATTCGCAGCGCTTCCTGATCAAATCTATGCAGCTGGTTGGGGCTACCAAAAGCTTTATCCGCAAACCGTTTTTGCTATATGGCATATGGCATGGTCTTTTGGGTGGATTGATAGCTATTATTTTACTGGTAGGTACACTATATGTGGCTTACAGAAATATTCCCGATCTGGTTTTCCTGCAAAACTACACCGAATTTGGTATCGTGTTTTTAGGAGTAATTGGGCTGGGCATATTTATATCGGGTTTCAGTACCTTTTTGGCAGTTAATAAATTTTTACGTTTAAAAATATACGACCTATATAGGTAA
- the truA gene encoding tRNA pseudouridine(38-40) synthase TruA, with product MTAKQRYFIELAYDGTKYHGWQIQQNAVSVQELLNKAMATIWRQPIETTGCGRTDTGVHAREFFAHFDVTGHSPLTVDDGEINSHGLSTLDYGQKIRGLNSLLPADIAIKNIIPVHEDAHARFDATQRSYQYHIHFHKDPFLHGYSWMVRDEPDILLMNQAATIIMEYTDFSCFSKSNTQVKTNNCKITRAEWVETEKGIVFHISADRFLRNMVRAIVGTLMMVGKHEIEPEAVRVIIESKNRSNAGTSVPACGLYLTEVKYPFLVSGS from the coding sequence GTGACCGCTAAACAACGTTATTTTATTGAACTGGCTTACGATGGTACCAAGTATCATGGCTGGCAAATACAGCAAAATGCTGTAAGTGTACAGGAATTATTAAATAAGGCCATGGCCACCATTTGGCGTCAACCTATTGAAACTACAGGTTGCGGCCGTACAGATACGGGTGTACATGCCCGTGAGTTTTTTGCGCATTTTGATGTTACAGGCCATAGTCCATTGACCGTAGACGATGGGGAGATCAATAGCCATGGACTATCGACTCTGGATTATGGACAAAAAATACGTGGCCTTAACTCTCTTCTCCCTGCCGATATCGCTATAAAAAATATTATCCCGGTTCATGAAGATGCACATGCACGTTTTGATGCGACGCAGCGTTCTTATCAATACCATATTCATTTCCATAAAGATCCGTTTTTGCATGGTTATTCGTGGATGGTACGCGATGAGCCGGATATACTTTTGATGAACCAGGCTGCGACAATTATTATGGAGTATACGGATTTTAGCTGTTTCAGTAAATCAAATACACAGGTTAAAACCAATAATTGTAAAATAACCCGGGCCGAATGGGTAGAAACAGAAAAGGGTATCGTTTTCCATATTTCGGCAGACAGGTTTTTGCGCAATATGGTGCGGGCTATTGTGGGTACACTTATGATGGTAGGCAAGCACGAAATAGAACCCGAAGCGGTGCGTGTTATTATTGAAAGCAAAAACCGCTCAAATGCCGGTACAAGTGTACCTGCCTGTGGCTTGTATTTAACAGAGGTGAAATATCCGTTTTTAGTATCAGGTAGTTAG
- the secA gene encoding preprotein translocase subunit SecA gives MLDFISKLFGSKSERDVKAIQPIVEKIKAEFAKLSNISNDELRAKTIDFKETIAQGLSGIDSEIQAIKDRTENELDMDVSEKVELYTQLDKLEKDRNKELEDILLNILPEAFAVVKETARRFAGNKTIEVTATQFDRELAAHKNNVIIKGDQAIHHNTWLAAGNEVTWDMVHYDVQLIGGIVLHQGKISEMATGEGKTLVATLPAYLNALAGQGVHIVTVNDYLARRDSEWMGPLYEFHGLSVDCIDKHEPNSEERRNAYLADITFGTNNEFGFDYLRDNMTRSPEELVQRKLHYAMVDEVDSVLIDDARTPLIISGPIPRGDEHEFYELKPRIERLVNAQKAYINGVLNEAKKAINDGNTEVDGGGLALLRAYRGLPKSKALIKFLSEGGNRTILQKVENHYMQDQGKDMPKVDAELYFVIDEKNNQVELAEKGIELITSSGEDPHFFVMPDVGTEIAEIEKSSLSAEEKIARKDELMRDFSIKSERIHSVNQLLKAYTLFEKDTEYILDEGKVKIVDEQTGRVLDGRRYSDGLHQAIEAKENVKVEDATQTFATITLQNYFRMYHKLCGMTGTAVTEAGEFWEIYKLDVVEIPTNTPASRADRQDLVYRTVREKYNAVADEIVKLTEAGRPVLVGTTSVEISELLSRMLKLRGIKHNVLNAKMHQKEADIVAEAGKTGTVTIATNMAGRGTDIKLGAGVKDAGGLAIVGTERHESRRVDRQLRGRSGRQGDPGSSQFFVSLEDNLMRLFGSERISNLMVRMGIEEGEVIQHSMISKSIERAQKKVEENNFGIRKRLLEYDDVMNSQRTVIYTKRKNALFGERLDVDLSNTIFDVVEDIVTEYKEANNYEGFTLEVIRLFSVDIELSIDEFASKNITALTDRTFQTVMDFYKRKQEAVAQQAYPVLKDVFDTRGQYVENIVVPFSDGIHGIQVSVPLKKAVENHGVEVFKSFEKNVTLYLIDDAWKEHLREMDELKQSVQNAVYEQKDPLLVYKFEAFELFRGMLANVNKEIVSFLFRGGIPVQQQADEVREAKPEPKLDLRKMKTTKAEMVSESNGIPMDDFREQQKASPVRVENKIGRNDPCPCGSGKKYKNCHGVGQN, from the coding sequence ATGTTAGATTTTATCAGTAAGCTTTTTGGAAGCAAATCAGAACGGGATGTAAAAGCAATACAGCCTATAGTTGAAAAAATTAAGGCTGAATTTGCAAAACTCTCAAACATCAGCAATGATGAGCTTAGAGCTAAAACCATAGATTTTAAAGAAACCATAGCCCAGGGCCTTTCTGGTATTGATAGCGAAATACAAGCTATTAAAGATCGCACTGAGAATGAGCTGGATATGGACGTAAGCGAAAAGGTTGAACTTTATACCCAGTTGGATAAACTGGAAAAAGACCGCAACAAAGAGCTGGAAGATATATTGTTAAATATACTGCCCGAAGCGTTCGCGGTTGTTAAAGAAACTGCCCGCCGCTTTGCCGGTAATAAAACTATTGAAGTGACTGCCACCCAGTTTGACCGGGAATTGGCTGCACACAAAAACAACGTGATCATCAAAGGTGATCAGGCTATACACCACAATACCTGGCTTGCTGCCGGTAACGAGGTTACCTGGGATATGGTACACTATGATGTACAGCTGATTGGTGGTATTGTACTGCACCAGGGTAAAATATCAGAAATGGCCACTGGTGAAGGTAAAACGCTGGTAGCCACGCTGCCTGCATATCTTAACGCACTGGCCGGTCAGGGTGTACACATCGTAACGGTGAATGATTACCTGGCCCGTCGTGATAGTGAGTGGATGGGGCCTTTGTATGAGTTCCACGGCTTATCTGTTGATTGTATTGATAAACACGAGCCAAATTCTGAAGAGCGCCGCAATGCTTACCTGGCCGATATTACTTTTGGTACCAACAACGAGTTTGGTTTCGACTACCTGCGTGACAATATGACACGTAGCCCGGAAGAATTGGTGCAACGCAAGTTACATTATGCCATGGTGGATGAGGTTGACTCCGTTTTAATTGACGATGCCCGTACACCTTTAATTATATCTGGTCCGATACCTCGCGGTGATGAGCATGAGTTTTATGAACTGAAACCACGCATTGAGCGTTTGGTTAACGCGCAGAAAGCCTACATCAACGGTGTACTGAACGAAGCTAAAAAAGCTATTAATGACGGTAATACCGAAGTTGACGGCGGTGGTTTGGCTTTATTACGCGCTTACCGTGGTTTGCCAAAGAGCAAGGCTTTAATTAAGTTTTTGAGCGAAGGCGGTAACCGGACAATTTTGCAGAAGGTGGAAAACCACTACATGCAGGATCAGGGTAAAGATATGCCAAAGGTTGACGCGGAGCTTTACTTCGTGATCGACGAAAAAAATAACCAGGTGGAACTGGCCGAAAAAGGTATCGAACTGATCACCTCATCGGGTGAAGATCCTCACTTTTTTGTGATGCCTGACGTAGGTACCGAAATTGCGGAGATTGAAAAATCAAGCCTGAGCGCCGAAGAAAAAATTGCCCGTAAGGATGAATTGATGCGCGATTTCTCTATCAAGTCTGAACGTATCCACTCGGTAAACCAATTGCTGAAAGCTTATACCCTGTTTGAAAAAGATACAGAGTATATCCTGGACGAAGGCAAGGTGAAAATTGTGGATGAGCAAACCGGTCGTGTGTTAGACGGTCGCCGTTACTCAGATGGATTACACCAGGCTATCGAGGCAAAAGAAAATGTTAAGGTAGAGGACGCTACACAAACCTTCGCTACCATCACGCTGCAAAACTACTTCCGTATGTACCACAAGCTTTGCGGTATGACAGGTACTGCCGTTACCGAAGCAGGTGAGTTCTGGGAAATATACAAACTGGACGTGGTAGAGATACCAACCAATACCCCGGCTAGCCGTGCAGACAGGCAAGATCTGGTTTATCGTACCGTTCGTGAAAAATACAATGCCGTTGCCGATGAGATCGTAAAACTAACAGAGGCCGGCAGACCGGTACTGGTAGGTACAACATCGGTTGAAATTTCGGAATTACTGAGCCGTATGCTGAAATTGCGCGGCATCAAACATAACGTACTGAATGCCAAAATGCACCAGAAAGAGGCCGATATTGTGGCTGAAGCCGGTAAAACAGGCACCGTGACCATTGCTACCAACATGGCGGGTCGTGGTACGGATATTAAGTTGGGTGCGGGTGTTAAAGACGCGGGTGGTTTGGCCATTGTAGGTACCGAACGCCATGAGTCGCGCCGGGTTGACAGGCAGTTACGCGGTCGTTCCGGTCGTCAGGGTGATCCGGGTTCGTCACAGTTCTTTGTATCATTAGAGGATAATCTGATGCGTTTATTCGGTTCAGAGCGTATCTCCAACCTGATGGTACGTATGGGTATTGAAGAGGGCGAAGTGATTCAGCACTCCATGATCTCCAAATCAATCGAGCGTGCACAGAAAAAGGTAGAAGAAAATAACTTTGGTATCCGTAAACGTTTGCTGGAATATGACGACGTGATGAACTCACAGCGTACGGTGATCTATACCAAACGTAAAAACGCCCTGTTTGGCGAACGCCTGGATGTTGATTTGAGCAATACCATATTTGATGTGGTAGAAGATATTGTGACCGAATACAAAGAAGCGAACAATTACGAAGGCTTTACGCTGGAAGTGATCCGTTTATTCTCGGTTGATATTGAATTGAGCATCGACGAGTTTGCATCGAAAAATATAACAGCCCTTACCGACAGGACTTTCCAAACGGTAATGGACTTTTACAAACGCAAACAAGAAGCCGTTGCACAACAGGCTTACCCGGTATTGAAAGATGTATTTGATACCCGCGGTCAGTATGTAGAGAATATTGTGGTTCCGTTTAGCGATGGTATCCATGGTATACAGGTTTCTGTACCATTGAAAAAAGCGGTGGAAAACCACGGGGTAGAGGTATTTAAATCGTTTGAAAAGAACGTGACCCTGTACCTGATTGATGATGCCTGGAAAGAGCATTTGCGCGAGATGGATGAGTTAAAACAATCGGTACAGAATGCGGTTTATGAGCAAAAGGATCCGCTGTTGGTTTACAAGTTTGAAGCTTTTGAACTGTTCAGAGGGATGCTGGCCAATGTAAATAAAGAGATCGTAAGCTTCCTGTTCAGAGGTGGTATCCCGGTTCAGCAGCAAGCTGATGAAGTACGTGAAGCCAAACCAGAGCCAAAATTGGATCTGCGTAAAATGAAGACTACCAAAGCCGAGATGGTAAGCGAAAGCAATGGCATCCCGATGGATGATTTCCGCGAGCAGCAGAAAGCAAGTCCGGTTAGGGTTGAAAACAAGATAGGTCGTAACGATCCTTGTCCATGCGGAAGCGGCAAAAAATATAAAAACTGCCACGGCGTAGGGCAGAATTAA
- a CDS encoding ABC transporter ATP-binding protein: MSEVTGKALDWKLLKRVMHYVKPYNSTFVISAFLTIFLAAGALLQPILIQHTLDNDILNDNYDGLIFMVVLMIIQLIVLTIAQYYQTYLTNALGQSVIRDLRIDIFNHITSLRLKYFDRTPIGMLITRTVSDLETIADIFSEGLISIMGDMLLVFAVIGFMLYEDWKLALITLIPMPFLFASTYVFKEAIKSSFQEVRTQVARLNTFLAEHISGISIIQLFAREDQEMRKFKEVNLKYRDANIRSNWYYSIFFPVVEILFAICMGLLVWYGCKRMLSDSQLAAISARAGGITPGVITSFIVLLNMLFRPIRQLADKFNTLQMGMVGADRIFKVLDTDEVAVDTGQINTGRLQGDIEFSKVWFAYNEENWVLKDINFHIKPGETLALVGATGAGKSSTINILNRFYEIGAGSVKVDGHDLRDYQVEFLRSQIATVIQDVFLFTDTIANNISLNNQSITREQIIAAAKDVGAHEFIERLPGGYDYNVMERGSTLSAGQSQLISFIRALVYNPAILVLDEATSSVDTETEMLIQNAINKLMQGRTAIVIAHRLSTIQNADRIIVLDHGEIMESGTHQELLKIENGHYRKLYDLQFNSAGIAR; this comes from the coding sequence ATGTCGGAAGTAACCGGAAAAGCGCTTGATTGGAAACTGTTAAAACGGGTGATGCACTATGTAAAGCCGTATAACAGCACATTTGTAATTTCGGCATTTTTAACCATTTTCCTGGCGGCTGGCGCATTGCTGCAACCTATCCTGATACAGCACACGCTGGATAACGATATCCTGAATGATAATTATGATGGGTTGATTTTTATGGTTGTGCTGATGATAATACAGCTCATCGTACTCACCATAGCCCAGTATTATCAAACCTACTTAACCAACGCCTTGGGCCAATCCGTTATCCGCGACCTGCGGATTGATATTTTTAATCACATTACCAGTTTACGCCTTAAATATTTTGACCGTACGCCTATTGGCATGCTTATCACCCGTACCGTATCGGATCTGGAAACCATCGCCGATATTTTTTCGGAAGGTTTAATCTCAATCATGGGCGATATGCTGCTGGTATTTGCGGTAATCGGCTTTATGTTATACGAAGATTGGAAACTGGCGCTCATTACGCTGATTCCGATGCCATTCCTGTTTGCTTCAACTTATGTTTTTAAGGAGGCAATTAAATCGTCTTTTCAGGAAGTACGTACACAGGTTGCCCGTTTGAATACTTTCCTGGCCGAACATATTTCAGGTATCAGTATTATTCAACTGTTTGCCCGCGAAGATCAGGAGATGAGGAAATTTAAAGAGGTTAACCTGAAATATCGCGATGCCAATATTCGCTCCAACTGGTATTACTCTATATTTTTTCCGGTAGTTGAAATTCTGTTTGCCATTTGTATGGGGCTGCTGGTATGGTACGGTTGTAAAAGGATGTTATCTGATAGTCAGCTTGCTGCTATTTCGGCAAGAGCGGGTGGTATCACGCCTGGTGTTATCACCAGTTTTATTGTATTGCTCAATATGTTGTTCAGGCCGATACGTCAACTGGCCGATAAATTCAACACCCTGCAAATGGGTATGGTAGGTGCCGACAGGATATTTAAAGTATTGGACACCGATGAGGTAGCGGTGGATACCGGCCAGATTAACACCGGACGGCTGCAAGGCGACATTGAGTTCAGCAAGGTATGGTTTGCCTATAACGAAGAGAACTGGGTTTTAAAAGATATCAATTTTCATATTAAACCAGGCGAAACGCTGGCTTTGGTAGGTGCAACCGGCGCTGGTAAATCATCAACCATTAATATTCTGAACCGTTTTTATGAAATTGGTGCTGGCAGTGTAAAAGTTGACGGGCATGACCTTCGCGATTATCAGGTAGAGTTTTTACGCTCGCAGATTGCTACCGTGATACAGGATGTGTTTTTATTTACCGATACTATTGCCAATAACATCAGTCTGAATAATCAATCCATCACCCGCGAGCAGATCATCGCTGCTGCGAAAGATGTTGGCGCACATGAATTTATTGAGCGTTTGCCCGGCGGATACGACTATAATGTAATGGAAAGAGGATCGACACTTTCGGCAGGGCAATCGCAGTTAATATCTTTTATCCGGGCATTGGTGTACAATCCCGCTATTTTAGTTTTGGACGAAGCTACCTCATCGGTGGATACCGAAACTGAAATGCTGATCCAGAATGCCATCAACAAACTTATGCAGGGGCGTACTGCTATTGTGATAGCTCACCGCCTATCTACTATACAAAACGCCGATCGCATTATTGTGCTTGATCATGGTGAAATTATGGAAAGCGGCACCCATCAGGAACTCCTCAAGATAGAGAACGGTCACTATCGCAAATTGTATGACCTGCAGTTTAACTCGGCAGGGATAGCCAGGTAA
- a CDS encoding undecaprenyl-diphosphate phosphatase: MNIIHVIVLAIIEGLTEFLPVSSTGHMVIASSFMGIGKDDFVKLFEVVIQLGAILSVVVLYFKRFFRSIGFYFKLVVGVIPAVIVGVLFKKHIDQFLESPLIVAFSLLIGGVILLFVDKWFNKSTVKEEAQISYPTALKIGIFQCLAVIPGVSRSAATIVGGMSQKLTRTAAAEFSFFLAVPTMLGATLKEVWDFHKTHTPLFTGDQLKFLIIGNIIAFIVAMLAIKSFITFLERKGFRLFGWYRIVVGAVIIGLILSGHTLEIL; encoded by the coding sequence ATGAATATCATCCACGTTATTGTCCTGGCTATTATTGAAGGCCTGACTGAGTTTTTACCGGTATCATCAACCGGACATATGGTTATTGCCTCCTCTTTCATGGGTATTGGTAAAGATGATTTTGTAAAGCTATTTGAAGTGGTGATCCAGCTGGGAGCCATCCTGTCGGTAGTTGTTCTGTACTTCAAAAGATTTTTCCGTTCTATAGGGTTTTATTTCAAATTGGTTGTAGGTGTTATACCTGCGGTTATTGTAGGTGTATTGTTCAAAAAACACATTGATCAATTTTTAGAGAGCCCCCTTATTGTAGCTTTTTCTTTGCTGATAGGCGGTGTGATTCTGTTATTTGTTGATAAGTGGTTCAATAAATCAACGGTTAAAGAAGAAGCGCAGATCAGTTATCCTACGGCTTTAAAAATCGGTATTTTTCAGTGTCTGGCTGTTATTCCGGGTGTGTCCCGTTCTGCTGCAACTATAGTTGGTGGTATGAGCCAGAAACTAACCCGTACTGCAGCGGCTGAGTTTTCCTTCTTTTTAGCTGTACCCACTATGTTGGGCGCAACTTTAAAAGAGGTTTGGGATTTTCATAAAACCCATACGCCGCTTTTTACCGGCGATCAGCTTAAATTTTTGATCATTGGTAATATCATTGCCTTTATTGTAGCTATGCTGGCCATTAAATCGTTCATTACTTTCCTGGAACGTAAAGGTTTCAGATTATTTGGCTGGTACCGTATTGTTGTTGGCGCGGTTATTATCGGTTTAATTTTAAGCGGGCATACTTTGGAGATTCTGTAG
- a CDS encoding DUF4293 domain-containing protein — protein sequence MLQRIQSIYLLFASLVLFALFFFPLAHNVYVSGKPVTIMVTGIFQDINGAQQSTESFTALTAITAIAALLPLVIIFLYKNRKQQIAICYSAILVLIGYSFWMAQTVKKAVGSVQLDTHTMGIGLFLTSLSIVLLILAAKSIQRDEKLVKSADRLR from the coding sequence ATGCTGCAACGTATTCAAAGCATTTACCTGTTGTTTGCCAGCCTTGTGCTGTTCGCGCTTTTCTTTTTTCCTTTAGCTCATAATGTTTATGTTTCCGGCAAACCAGTCACTATTATGGTTACCGGCATATTTCAGGATATAAACGGCGCCCAGCAAAGCACAGAATCTTTTACGGCACTTACTGCTATAACCGCCATTGCGGCCTTGCTACCATTGGTCATTATCTTCTTATATAAAAACCGTAAACAACAAATAGCCATTTGCTACAGCGCTATACTGGTATTAATTGGATATAGCTTTTGGATGGCCCAAACGGTTAAGAAAGCAGTGGGCAGTGTACAACTTGATACCCATACTATGGGGATAGGGTTATTCCTTACCTCACTTAGTATCGTATTATTGATATTGGCAGCTAAAAGTATACAGCGCGACGAAAAACTGGTCAAATCTGCGGATAGATTAAGATAG
- a CDS encoding class I SAM-dependent methyltransferase — protein MNDLELYFNKNDKRVIYKWAHYFDVYERHFSKYRGKEIVILEIGTLHGGSLQMWKSYFGDKAKIYGMDINPACKAVEEENIKVLIGSQTDRKFLRQVKQEIPPIDILIDDGGHTMLQQIVSYEELFDHVKPDGVYLCEDVHTSYWLKYGGGHKRRGSFIEYSKNFIDQLNAYHSVEKSLPVSSFTRSVNSVHYYDSIVVVEKRPTPQPTSSQTGTIKTPPMNLEAQGMAKVKKNLRYRLKHIANVVTAFFKLPFKKGSFDYS, from the coding sequence ATGAACGATCTGGAGTTATATTTTAATAAAAATGATAAGCGGGTAATATATAAATGGGCTCATTATTTTGATGTTTATGAGCGGCATTTTAGTAAATACCGTGGTAAGGAAATTGTGATATTGGAAATTGGCACCCTGCACGGTGGCAGTTTGCAAATGTGGAAAAGCTATTTTGGTGATAAAGCAAAAATTTACGGGATGGATATTAACCCGGCCTGTAAAGCGGTTGAGGAAGAAAATATTAAAGTACTGATAGGTTCACAAACAGACCGTAAGTTTTTAAGGCAGGTAAAGCAGGAAATTCCACCCATTGATATTTTAATTGACGATGGCGGGCATACCATGCTACAGCAAATTGTATCATACGAAGAACTTTTTGATCATGTAAAACCCGATGGTGTATACCTGTGCGAAGATGTGCATACCTCATATTGGCTAAAATATGGCGGTGGGCATAAAAGGCGTGGCAGCTTTATTGAATACTCTAAAAACTTTATTGATCAGTTAAACGCTTATCATTCTGTCGAAAAATCGCTGCCGGTTAGCTCATTTACCCGTTCGGTAAATTCTGTGCATTATTATGACTCGATTGTAGTAGTGGAGAAACGTCCGACACCGCAGCCTACATCATCTCAAACGGGTACCATCAAAACTCCGCCAATGAACCTGGAAGCACAAGGCATGGCGAAAGTTAAAAAGAACCTGAGATATCGTCTAAAGCATATAGCCAATGTGGTAACCGCCTTTTTTAAATTGCCGTTCAAAAAAGGAAGTTTTGACTATTCTTAG
- a CDS encoding bifunctional riboflavin kinase/FAD synthetase, translating to MKVYNHIDEFTAVKNAVVTIGTFDGVHIGHRKIISGIKEIADSIDGETVILTFFPHPRMILQPEDESLKLITTIAEKAELMEELGVDHLIITPFSRDFSNQTAESYIRDVLVNKIGTKKIVIGYDHRFGKDRQGGLEDLQRLGPVYGFDVIEIPEQDINEVAISSTRIRNALLNGEIELANSFLGYPFFITGTVIRGDQIGRQLGYPTANIVVEEKYKLIPADGIFAVTVTVAGNQYKGMAYIGSRPTVNGLTRNIEVNIFDFDQDIYNQAIRMEFLHYVRGDIKFASLDELKVQLAKDKEDVLALLVH from the coding sequence ATGAAGGTTTACAATCATATTGACGAATTTACAGCGGTAAAAAACGCGGTGGTTACCATTGGTACCTTTGATGGGGTACACATCGGTCACCGTAAAATTATATCAGGGATAAAGGAAATAGCAGATAGCATTGACGGCGAAACGGTGATTTTAACCTTCTTTCCGCATCCGCGTATGATACTGCAGCCGGAGGATGAAAGCCTGAAACTGATCACCACTATTGCCGAAAAAGCAGAGTTGATGGAAGAGTTGGGTGTCGACCATCTGATCATCACCCCATTTTCAAGAGATTTTTCGAACCAGACGGCCGAGAGTTATATCCGTGATGTACTGGTGAATAAAATAGGTACCAAAAAAATTGTGATCGGTTATGATCACCGTTTTGGGAAAGATCGCCAGGGCGGCCTGGAAGATCTGCAAAGGCTTGGTCCGGTTTACGGATTTGATGTAATTGAAATCCCCGAGCAGGACATCAACGAGGTAGCCATAAGCTCCACCCGAATCCGTAACGCGTTATTAAATGGCGAAATAGAACTGGCTAATTCCTTTTTGGGTTATCCTTTCTTTATCACTGGTACCGTAATCCGCGGCGACCAGATTGGCAGGCAATTGGGTTATCCAACGGCCAATATCGTGGTTGAAGAAAAATATAAGCTTATCCCTGCCGATGGGATTTTTGCCGTAACGGTAACTGTAGCGGGGAATCAGTACAAAGGCATGGCCTATATAGGCAGCCGGCCAACGGTAAACGGTCTCACCCGTAACATTGAGGTGAATATTTTTGATTTCGATCAGGATATCTATAACCAGGCTATCAGGATGGAATTCCTGCATTATGTACGCGGCGACATTAAATTCGCTTCGTTGGATGAACTTAAGGTACAGTTGGCCAAAGATAAGGAAGACGTGTTGGCGTTGTTGGTTCATTAG
- the truB gene encoding tRNA pseudouridine(55) synthase TruB codes for MKKTYTQIQEFAEGQLLLVNKPYKWTSFDVVGKIRNSFKPLKLKVGHAGTLDPLATGLLIICTGKMTKQIDTFQAEEKEYTGTMTLGATTPSYDMETEPDNKFDISQLTEEQLRNNCRQFTGDIQQYPPAHSAIKIDGERLYEKARRGEDVELRLRNVTITEFELTRIELPEVDFRVVCSKGTYIRSLVNDFGAALNNGAYLSKLRRTRSGNFQVADAWEVMELVTMIRELKTGDGAPEI; via the coding sequence TTGAAAAAAACATATACTCAAATACAGGAATTTGCCGAAGGACAGCTGCTGTTGGTTAATAAACCCTACAAATGGACAAGCTTTGATGTGGTGGGCAAAATTCGCAATTCATTTAAACCGCTTAAGCTTAAAGTGGGGCATGCAGGCACGCTTGATCCGCTGGCTACCGGCTTGCTGATCATTTGCACCGGCAAAATGACCAAACAGATCGATACTTTCCAGGCCGAAGAAAAGGAATATACCGGAACCATGACACTGGGCGCCACCACACCGTCCTACGATATGGAAACGGAACCTGATAATAAATTTGACATCAGCCAACTTACCGAAGAGCAGCTGCGTAATAACTGCAGGCAGTTTACCGGCGATATACAACAGTATCCGCCGGCACATTCGGCCATAAAAATTGACGGCGAGCGTCTGTACGAAAAAGCCCGCAGGGGCGAAGATGTAGAACTGCGCCTCCGTAATGTAACCATCACCGAGTTTGAACTAACGCGCATCGAATTGCCCGAAGTCGATTTCAGGGTGGTGTGCAGCAAAGGTACCTATATCCGCTCGTTGGTAAATGATTTTGGGGCAGCGCTTAATAATGGGGCTTATCTTTCTAAGCTCAGGCGTACACGCAGCGGCAATTTTCAGGTAGCAGATGCCTGGGAGGTAATGGAACTGGTAACTATGATCAGGGAGCTAAAGACTGGGGACGGAGCGCCGGAGATATAA
- a CDS encoding DUF3098 domain-containing protein: MAQSAKPASTVKTTQTAKSASKTTSTEPVQFIFDKSNYRLLIISVAVVAFGFVLMAGTTDIYSTTKIVIAPIVVLAGFALGFFAILKKPATN, translated from the coding sequence ATGGCACAATCAGCTAAACCAGCTTCAACTGTAAAAACAACGCAGACAGCTAAATCAGCATCAAAAACAACCAGCACCGAACCTGTACAGTTTATATTTGATAAAAGCAATTACAGGCTGCTCATCATCAGCGTTGCTGTAGTAGCTTTTGGTTTTGTATTAATGGCAGGCACCACCGATATTTACAGCACCACTAAAATTGTAATAGCGCCTATTGTTGTATTAGCCGGATTTGCCCTGGGCTTTTTCGCTATATTAAAAAAGCCGGCAACCAACTAA